From the Hoplias malabaricus isolate fHopMal1 chromosome 13, fHopMal1.hap1, whole genome shotgun sequence genome, the window GCTTTTACGTGTGGGACATGACGGGGTGCTTTTCACAGCTGTTAAACCCTCAACACCGCCGCGTGTTCTCGAAACGTTCATCTGGGCGACCATTTAAACCGGCTGAAAAACGTTTCCCCGCAGCTGGAGAAAAGAAAATGGCtgtcctctctcctcctccacttaTTCAGATCACGGCACGTAGAGGCGCTGTATAAATAACACGGCGGACTGACGCCAGAGTCTAGCACTAAATTAACCTGGAATGCACATCAGGCAGCTGAAGACCCCAGAGGGCATGACTTTCTCAGCGTCGAAGCGGACGACGTGTTTAAATATTGCAATAGCCTACGAGCGTCAATCTACCACACGTCCATGTTTTAATTGATCGATATGCGTCGGATACTTAAAATTATGTCGTATGTACGGAGGAATTTGAGTAACACAGCCAATAATATTGAATAATTCACATTTGTTTAACTCTGTGTGGCCGTGCCTGTTGTGTTGTCATCTACCGGTTGCGTTGAGTTCACGACAAAATTATCGTAACGTTTGCTATTTTATTTCACCTCACACGTCAGATGAACGTGAGCTAATTTTGAGGTGTTAAAGTGATGTTTTTGACATTAGACCAAGATTTCCGCCCAATTGTTGTGGGCTAATTTATGTAAGCTCAGTAAAATGGgggaaatagaaaaaaatgtgggaaacaaataacaaaaaccAACCACCCAATCGTTTCTGATAAATGAGTTGCGGTCCACAGCTCTGCGATTGGAATGGAAAAGCAAATATTAGACTCCTGTGTATGTATTAGTGTcgggttatttttatttatttattttgtccctGCTTTATTTTCCGTTGTTCTTGACTATATCTGCTAGGTAGAGATACTAGCAGGTTAAAAAATGCACCTACTGCCTCTTAATTCCTTAGGTGGATCCTTAACTGAGAGCCGCGCGCGTGTCTGGCGCCATTGCAGCACTGCAGACACGCGCAAGCCAATCAACGTCGGCACCAAATAAGGACAACCCCACATACGACCGCCGGATAAAACACgaaaatttgtttttaatttagacGCATCCAGCGTTCTGCTGTTAGAATTCACTGGGTTCCGTCTCCCTGTCAGTCGCCTTAACACCACCGAGGCTCTTTTATTCACCTTCTTTGTCCAGTGCGGCTCTTTGTTTGTTATCCCATTAGCAGAACTGGAGAATTAAACCAACACCACACCGCACCGCTGATGTATATCACGCTAAGTGTGTCAACATCGAGCCCAGAAACCGTGAAATCGAACCGTTTCTAATATTTGCTTTGTGTTGCTTTCATTTTAATAAGGTTTTCTGTCCGTTTGTGAACTTAGGGATTTTTACGCATAACAACGTTTAACGTTTAACGTTTAACCGGTCATTTGAATCCAGCCGAAATTATAACCATTTAAATGttatgagtgttttttttttttgcgtgtGAAGAGTATAAGGTAGTAATGAATTTATCGCGGTTAAAAATGAATACAAGGTTCGGTGTCATAATATAGTCTTCACAGTCATTAACTTTAACGGTGGTATTTTTGCACCTGCGTCATTTGGTCATACAAATATGTACGTTATTCCACAATTATGAATCGAATTCtgacataaaatattaaatgtaccagcttgtttattttttttttaatgatcacAGTCAGTCGAAGAGTGGcactaaagaaaatacaaataaaccaaTCGAAAAATGGCACCCAATTTTTTCTGAAGTCAAagaatgatatatacagtttAATGCTCAGCTAAAGGTTGAATTGTCCTTATGCGGTAGTATTTTATGTTTAACTGAGACGAATCAAACAActgaattatttaatttcagccaaaaaacaaaaaaaaaacgatgtaCATAAATACCAaggttttactgtaaatcataTATACTTTAATATACACATAAGCGATTAATTTTCTTCTTTTATAATTAATCCGAACTCGCCCAGCATTGTTCTTGTTGGTATATATTTCTGTGATTAAACCAATACATAACTAACCAATTCATTTCGCTACATTTAATTCCTAATTcgtttaaattaaatgaaagtaTAAAATGGCACATTTTTAACTATTTTTTTCAATTCATTAAAAATGGATGCCAAGTAAATGTATGTGATATTTGactatataaataacattaatgAAATTTAATAATATACCCTAATCACGCGGAAAAATTATTTCTTAAGATTATAAATGGCCTGATTCTTAGAATGATTTTTAACGCATtgttactgaaataaaaaaaaattaaacataaaatattaaactgtATGAGGGCAAATATTTATAATCACGATAAACTATAAAGGATTGTGACgtgtattgttattttattgcactttttagttttcttctttCACTTTAATATTAATTGGTTGTAAATTTACAGGTGGACtaattaaaatcatttattcaaataaatattattggttcatttttaaaatataaaagacacAACGGAAATGTTTCGGTCATTTGGACCGCTCATTTGTGCGCTATAGACCCTATATTGTCGTATACTACAGGTTTAATTAAAATATCCTATTAGGGTAGAGAGAATAAATATCAActctgaaatatgaaatatgaactGAAGGgaataaagaaatgtaaatagagataaaaaaaaacgtcTGTCCGACATTTGTTTAAAGACACATTTATATTCTGAGTTAAGCGGTTTAGGATTTACGATGTGATAAGGAAATTATCGTGAcacttgttaaaaaataaaatagtaatCGTAGTTTAATTGTTTTATCAGCAGTAACTCCTTTCAGTACGCTATGCGCTTCTTTAACAACCGCGTCTAGCGTTTGCTGTGCTGAGTATGAGTGCGACAGAACGTTTGACACCATTCAGTACATAAATGTGACGCTATAGGCCGCGGATAATCGTCAGGGAGCCTAACCGTAGAGCTATTTTGGGAGAACTCATTTTAAAACACAGGGCCAGACCCAGATTAAATCCAAGCCAAAAAAAATATACGTGCGCTGAAATTTACACCAAGATTAGACGAGATGAATGGCTGTTATCGGAAGCGACTAAAATTTCCAGTACCGACGAGAACTAATTACGTTTAAATAAAACTGTGCTTGAGATCTATAGCTGGATTTGAGACGTATGTAGGCGTATTATTTGTTTCTCTAAGCCTTTAAAGCTACATGGCAGAAAAGCCAAAGACAACAACGCACACCCAAAGCAAACGCACGGacatttagacaaatgtgaCAGTTTTGTGGCCAGAGAGATATTTGAAGACAGACATTGAAGGGGTTCGCCGTAAAATGGCAGACGTTAGTAAACAAGGAGAAGCAAAAGCTAGAGCCCAAGCTAAACAGCGGATTCAACCATTGTAGGACAAATAACTCCCTGGTGTGTTTGCCGGTTTGTGCTTCTGCGACCTGTTGCTTTCTGAGTTATACACGCACCGCGGGCGCGTTGCTCTGCGGCACCAGTATCTCATCTGTCTCTCCTCAGTCTCTCTGCAGCCCGCGCCAGCTCCGTCACTTCCTCGGAAACACAACTCGGCTCCTCCCGCCCATGGCAACTGCTCTCGCATAGCAACGGCTCGACCAATGGTCTCCACCAGATACGGTCCCACCGACTCCGGTCCCATGGCAACAGTTTAGAACGTGCTGACGTCTCCACGACCGAGTATTATGGGCTGTGGCAGAAAGAGCGCTGCGGGACGGAGGTAAACATGGAGCTGTCTGCCGTCGGGGAGCGGGTGTTCGCCGCCGAGTCCATCATCAAGCGCCGCATTAGAAGAGTACGTGCGCAGCTCGTGCGGTTTATTACCGCGTGCTGGCTCGGCCAACACGAGCGCTGGAGATTTGTTCGCGTCCTGTTGTTTTTGACAAGTTGACAACGTTAAAGGCTAACTAGCTAGCGCGGCTAGTGTTGCTAATGGGTTGCCCGTGTGTTTTAGCTGtcaatctctctcactctctctctctctttctcgcagGGTCGGATGGAGTATCTGGTGAAGTGGAAAGGCTGGTCTCAAAAGTGAGTGGGCCTTCGAACCCGTGTTTCTGTTGTCGTCATCAGTGTTGCGTTTATATTTGTGGTAGAAGCCTGCTAACGGTAGTCGGCTGCTACCGAGTCCCAGCGCTAGCTCAGTGCCTGAGCGCCGTGCAGAGAGCCGCCGCGTAACGGACCGGGCTTCGGAACTCTGTGCTAAAACGTTAGCTGGCATTTTAAGGCCAACGACAAGGTTAGCATGCGCGCTAATTCGCGGAAACTCTTAACGGATTCCTTAATTGTTTAATCTGCTGAGGTATTTTTCCAGTTAACCCGAGCTTTAGACGCCAGCACTTTTACGGCGGCGGTAAACTTCAACGTTGCCCACTTTACCCACGCCTTTCGCGTTTTCGTTACAGATACAGCACCTGGGAACCGGAGGAAAATATCCTCGACGAACGTCTCTTCGCTGCTTTCGAGGAGAGGTTTGTGCACCTTCGACACATACACATCCGCTAGATTTAACCTCCAGCTTATCCACTGTTGTCACTGTTAGATCTGCTGTTTGACGAATATAGAGTTGTCGCTTTTCGTTACAGAGAGCGCGAGAGGGAACTGTACGGGCCGAAAAAGAGGGGCCCGAAGCCCGAGACTTTCTTATTAAAGGTGGGCTTTTACTGAGCCTTGTGCTCCCCTTATTATAGTGAGTgttaaatcataataataataaactacagCTTAACCACAGTAAATCCTGCTGTGCGAGATTGGTAAGTGTATAAGTGTTTCACacggatttttatttatttatattctatCATTGCACTTTAAAATTCGTTGTGTTGCACGCGCCTTACACAGAAAACCTCCTCCTTAAAAAGAGCTGAGCATCATAATATCACCTGACAGATATTTGCTGTCATTAAATGGTCTCCTGAAGGACCAGGGTTGAATTTGCTGGATCCTTTTTAGAAAAGAAGACTGTAGGGTTTGATTCATCTGAAAATCCACTTGGTcatgacacacacagacacacaaacaagcgTCAACCTGTCACACCATCGCACACCAGATGAGGCCAAGCTTCAGGGACTTGCTTTCATGTCAACACTGAacttgtttgtgtatttaagcAGTGAGCAGTGCTGGTAACTGTCATGAAGTTTAGAAAACAATTATAAAGCACTGAAAAATAGTCAAAGCTGTATAAGTGGGTTTTGTttggaaaagaagagaaaataaggaGCATTGTCTATTTCAGACTGGTATATCTCTTGTCTAAATATGGTTTGTTGATGTTTTATAAAAAGCAAAACGGCtgttttgtaataataataatatcatataaaacactgtaaatattttgtgaaCCTAAGTACGTTATTAGAGGTGCAccgtatattttaaaaataaaataaatatacattaaatagaGTTTGGATCCAGGTTTGTTTCGTTTTTCTCAGAAACCCTTTTGATTTTGTTGAATAGAAATGTAATGTGTAACATAAACATAATAAGATTTATTTGAATAGTTAtcagaacattaaaaaaaaaaccagtcAAATTTATTGTTGCGCTTTTCTTCTTTCCTTGAATCATAACTTCAGGCCAAAGCTAAAGCCAGCGCCAAAAATTATGACTTTAGAAGAGAGATGTCGCGAGAAATCCGGGTGTCTTTCCCTGTGGCGGAGCCGGTGGTTACCCCACGAGCTCGGGAAGGTCTTCGGACTGTGGTGCCCACTATCTATCCCCCAAGCACCGTGAACCGGGGTGAAAGCGTTCGGTTTAGTTACCCAGAGCCAGAGAGGAAGTCTCGGCATGAGCAGGTTCACATTGACTTTCATAACGCTCCTAAAAAGAGAGGACCAAAACCAAAGCTTTGTTTCCCGGGCGACGCTCCGAGCAGCTACCCGTCCGCGGTAAGCTATAAGCGGAGAGTGGACGAGCACTTCTCCCTGAGCCGCTCCAACACGGGGGCACAACTGACACAGCAGTTTCGGAGCAGAGACGTTCAGAAGCACGTCTCCAGAACCAGCTTATATGGATCCAGTGAGCCGACCGATGATGACAGACTCTCTCCAGATCCACTGAACGTGgaggaagaaggaggaggaggaggcgagCTGTGGAGCCCATGTCTGAAAAACATGGAGAAGGTGATAGTGACGGACATCACCAGTAACTCTCTGACTGTAACGATTAAAGAGAGCTCCACAGACAAAGGCTTCTTCAGGGAAAAAAGATGATTGATAAGAGGCCTGAGGCAGAATGGCTCCGAAATCGGTATCTAACCCTTAACAGTCTGCATTTCTTAGTCCTTAACTGTATGTCTCTCAATCATGTATATATTTAACCAGTGGAATAGTCTGCATAAAAATTTTCCTCCGTATTTtctatgaaaatgaaatatatttttg encodes:
- the cbx8a gene encoding chromobox protein homolog 8a — encoded protein: MELSAVGERVFAAESIIKRRIRRGRMEYLVKWKGWSQKYSTWEPEENILDERLFAAFEERERERELYGPKKRGPKPETFLLKAKAKASAKNYDFRREMSREIRVSFPVAEPVVTPRAREGLRTVVPTIYPPSTVNRGESVRFSYPEPERKSRHEQVHIDFHNAPKKRGPKPKLCFPGDAPSSYPSAVSYKRRVDEHFSLSRSNTGAQLTQQFRSRDVQKHVSRTSLYGSSEPTDDDRLSPDPLNVEEEGGGGGELWSPCLKNMEKVIVTDITSNSLTVTIKESSTDKGFFREKR